A segment of the Bacteroidales bacterium genome:
GCTTTCCAAAGATTTTCATATACTGGTAATTGAGGATAATTCGCCCGACGGTACAGCTGATATTGTTAAGCGGTTGATGGAAGAGTTTCCGGAACAGCTTTTTATTGAAGAGCGTAAAGGAAAGCTTGGCTTGGGAACCGCATATATTCACGGTTTTAAGTGGGCTTTAAAGCGTACTTACGACTTTGTGTTTGAAATGGATGCTGATTTTTCTCATAATCCTGAGGATTTACTTCGTTTGTATAATGCTACCAAAGTAGATGGAAATGATGCTGCTATAGGTTCTCGTTATATTACCGGTGTAAACGTAGTTAATTGGCCTATGGGTCGTGTTTTAATGTCGTATTATGCATCTGCTTACGTTCGTTTGGTTACAGGCTTAAATATTAGAGATACAACAGCGGGTTTTATGTGCTATAAACGCAATGTGTTGGAAACAATGGATCTTGATGCTGTTCGTTTAACAGGATATGGTTTTCAGATCGAGATGAAATATTCGGTTACAAAACTTAAATTTAAGATTATTGAAGTCCCCATAATATTTACCGATCGTACTTTGGGAGAATCAAAAATGAATAAAAGCATTTTCCGTGAAGCTGTTTTTGGAGTGATGGCTTTACGTTTTCGGAAAATTAAAGCAAGAAAATAAAATTATTTTTAAATCGCTACTTGAGCCGATTTATGATGTGCTATCAGCGTCGCATTATACCAAAGAAGAGAATACGAAGAACGTAATCTATCCTTTTTTCCATATTTCTTTTCTCCCCTTTTATTAATAGAGG
Coding sequences within it:
- a CDS encoding polyprenol monophosphomannose synthase, producing MSDSIVIIPTYNEKENIESIIRAVFSLSKDFHILVIEDNSPDGTADIVKRLMEEFPEQLFIEERKGKLGLGTAYIHGFKWALKRTYDFVFEMDADFSHNPEDLLRLYNATKVDGNDAAIGSRYITGVNVVNWPMGRVLMSYYASAYVRLVTGLNIRDTTAGFMCYKRNVLETMDLDAVRLTGYGFQIEMKYSVTKLKFKIIEVPIIFTDRTLGESKMNKSIFREAVFGVMALRFRKIKARK